A part of Caldicellulosiruptor owensensis OL genomic DNA contains:
- a CDS encoding gamma-glutamylcyclotransferase family protein encodes MYLFVYGSLLSHNSHNYLLNGCKFIGKAVLEGYGLYKVSWYPAIVPKEGSKVLGEVYEVNETLIEKIDNFEDEGELYRRQEVDVILNNGNVFRAWTYVYLLDVDEKCYIPFENQPWRE; translated from the coding sequence ATGTATCTTTTTGTATATGGATCTCTTCTTTCACATAATAGTCATAATTATTTGCTAAATGGCTGTAAATTTATTGGAAAAGCAGTTTTAGAAGGCTACGGGCTCTACAAAGTCAGCTGGTACCCTGCAATAGTGCCAAAAGAAGGCTCGAAAGTGCTCGGTGAGGTATATGAAGTTAATGAGACTTTAATTGAGAAAATAGACAACTTTGAAGATGAGGGTGAGCTTTACAGACGGCAAGAAGTAGATGTCATTTTGAATAATGGTAATGTTTTTAGGGCATGGACATATGTTTATTTACTTGATGTTGATGAAAAATGCTATATTCCTTTTGAAAACCAGCCATGGAGAGAATAA
- a CDS encoding iron-containing alcohol dehydrogenase — protein sequence MENLVFNYFIPTKILFGPGSLNRLKDETLPGKKALIVISAGTSMKKYGYLDRLTAILKEKSIDYVVFDKILPNPIKKHVMEGAQLARQEGCDFVIGLGGGSSIDSAKSIALMAKNDGDYWDYIVGGSGKGKFPSGGALPIVAITTTAGTGTEADPWTVITNEETNEKIGYGNQYTFPTLSVVDPELMLSVPPHLTAYQGFDAFFHAVEGFIAKIATPISDMFALKSVELIAKYLPICVKDGNNLEARTYVALANTLAGFVESTSSCTSEHSMEHALSAFYPDLPHGAGLIMLSEAYHTFFASKVPQRYIQLAKAMGVDVDSLPEDERPFAFVKAMKKLQEECGVGNLKMSDYGIKEDEIEKLADNAIKTMGGLFEVDPYKLSFEETVEIMKKAYR from the coding sequence ATGGAAAACTTGGTTTTCAATTATTTTATACCCACAAAGATCTTGTTTGGACCAGGGAGTTTAAACAGGCTCAAAGATGAAACTTTGCCCGGCAAAAAAGCACTGATTGTAATATCTGCTGGAACGTCTATGAAAAAGTATGGTTATCTGGACAGGCTCACAGCGATACTAAAAGAAAAAAGTATTGACTATGTTGTGTTTGACAAGATTTTGCCAAATCCAATAAAGAAGCATGTTATGGAAGGTGCACAGTTAGCGAGACAAGAGGGCTGTGACTTTGTAATTGGGCTTGGTGGCGGAAGCAGCATCGACTCTGCAAAAAGCATTGCTCTTATGGCAAAAAATGATGGTGACTACTGGGACTATATTGTTGGTGGAAGTGGAAAAGGAAAATTCCCATCAGGTGGAGCACTTCCAATTGTTGCAATAACAACAACAGCTGGAACTGGAACAGAAGCTGACCCATGGACTGTTATTACAAATGAAGAGACAAATGAAAAGATTGGTTATGGAAACCAGTATACATTTCCAACACTTTCAGTTGTAGACCCAGAGCTTATGCTAAGTGTACCGCCGCATTTGACAGCATATCAGGGGTTTGATGCTTTCTTCCATGCAGTTGAAGGTTTCATTGCAAAGATTGCAACGCCAATAAGTGATATGTTTGCTTTAAAGAGTGTTGAGCTTATAGCAAAATACTTGCCGATTTGTGTAAAAGATGGAAACAATCTTGAGGCAAGAACATATGTAGCTCTTGCAAACACTTTAGCAGGATTTGTAGAATCCACTTCCAGCTGTACCTCAGAGCATTCAATGGAACATGCACTCTCTGCATTTTACCCGGATTTACCACACGGTGCAGGGCTTATAATGCTATCTGAAGCATACCATACATTCTTTGCTTCAAAAGTGCCTCAAAGATATATCCAGCTTGCAAAAGCTATGGGTGTTGATGTAGATTCTTTGCCAGAGGATGAAAGACCATTTGCATTTGTCAAGGCAATGAAAAAGCTTCAGGAAGAGTGTGGTGTTGGGAATTTAAAGATGTCTGACTATGGAATTAAAGAGGATGAGATTGAAAAGCTCGCTGACAACGCCATAAAAACAATGGGCGGGCTTTTTGAGGTTGACCCGTATAAGCTTTCTTTTGAAGAGACAGTTGAAATTATGAAAAAGGCGTATAGATAA
- a CDS encoding endo-1,4-beta-xylanase translates to MKRRLVAFLIVLVFVLSIVNPAYFSFLTPVAKAQTGGTNLRFDFENGTQGWGPRGVSTTIATVYEQAYEGSYSLKVSGRSSTWDGAVVDITSSISANVTYTVSLFVRHSDIKPQRFSVYARVIDGSSEKYIQIADKVVMPNFWKQLFGKFTIATANPVQKVELLVCVPSNKSLEFFLDNVIVTSAQPASSGLVKSCTFESGGTEGWQARGTGSDAQVSVVDTVAHSGSKSLYVTGRAATWQGAQIDMTSLLEKGKEYQFSIWVYQNSGSEQKITLTMLRKNEDNSTNYDTIKWQQTVASGQWTEVTGSYTVPQTATQLIFYVESPNINFDFYLDDFTAVDKNPPVVNPGLVKSCTFESGSTEGFVQRGSASLTVVDGVYYHSPTKALYVTGRTATWQGAQIDMTSLLEKGKEYQFSIWVYQNSGSEQKITLTMQRKNEDNSTNYDTIKWQQTVASGQWTEVTGSYTVPQTATQLIFYVESPNINFDFYLDDFTVIDKNPITVPTAAKEPEWEIPSLCQQYSQYFSIGVAIPYRVLQNPVERAMVLKHFNSITAENEMKPDALQRTEGNFTFDIADQYVNFAQQNGIGIRGHTLVWHSQVPDWFFQHSDGTPLDPNNPDDKQLLRDRLKNHIQTVMSRYKGKVYAWDVVNEAIDESQPDGYRRSEWYRILGPTPETNGIPEYIVLAFQYARQTDPDAKLFYNDYNTETPKKRQFIYNMVTKLHEMGLIDGVGLQGHINVDSPTVKDIETTINLFSTIPGLEIQITELDISVYTGSSQRYDTLPQDVMIKQAMKFKELFEMLKRHSDRVTNVTLWGLKDDYSWLSKDRNNWPLLFDSNYQAKYNYWAIVEPSVLPLAINKASALNATATIDGIMDREYKGAIPVEIKDDAGNIKAVARMLWNANELYLYVNVNDSTYNPDTDFVMVCIDQDNAKLPELKPDDFWAIITRGGVLTELQNGKIAAYKVVTQQDSYVVEAKIILDNQLVKGANIGFDLAVRDDANVYSWNDKTNSQLYTTDNYGILSMSDNIKFATVYKGTPKIDGNEDPIWEFATQIKTETPIQVSGTVYAAAYANVKLLWDETAIYVWADVYDPLLNKANANPWEQDSIEIFVDENNHKTPYYEDDDVQYRVNYENTQTFGTNGYAQNFVTSTKITPFGYTVEAKVYMRTTTLSEGTIIGFDVQVNDADHTGRRVNVITWNDRSGNDWRDTTGFGCIELALFKNANLKQLAVSPGILSPGFSKDITAYTVTVPYETSSITVTAVPEIPSSLIYINDVQGNTKVISLNVGVNIIRVKVVADDNSEKIYTITVTRNAQTTTSPTTVIPSTPSTGTSTPTTTQEPQQTQQQQQQTQTQTQTQTTVQQQQQTQPATSQNTATIKLEDGKPTTVNLGQDTKVIVTPDAVTNTNAVISVEKVEKVSVNVGIGSIVAPAVKLNVENADLIKPVKIEVKVDPVNFKDDKIPVAFVVDETNKLTLVPVKKDVNKVVINTNKEGTIVVVAAKLDEVYKDITKNHWAYDTFKQAVTSGLVVGYNDMTLKPAKNVTLAEAAVIVQRAFEVQPKDTDKLPDVPGWAATAIKALLDNEIFAEIDNTNKPITRIQAVSIIMKALEKAGVSVESDEVEFSDISEQSLVDVEYLAKAYKLGIVKGYPDGTFKPNKEITRAEFLTLLFRALSNLKK, encoded by the coding sequence ATGAAGAGACGATTGGTAGCCTTTCTAATTGTGCTGGTTTTTGTCCTATCAATAGTAAATCCTGCGTACTTTTCGTTTTTGACCCCTGTTGCTAAGGCTCAAACGGGTGGTACTAATTTAAGATTTGACTTTGAAAACGGTACTCAAGGTTGGGGTCCAAGAGGTGTTTCAACAACTATTGCAACCGTTTACGAGCAAGCTTATGAAGGGAGTTATTCTTTAAAGGTTTCAGGAAGAAGTTCTACATGGGATGGAGCAGTTGTTGATATCACATCAAGTATTTCAGCAAATGTTACCTATACGGTTTCTTTATTTGTCCGTCACAGTGATATAAAACCTCAGAGATTTTCAGTTTATGCTCGTGTAATAGATGGTAGCAGTGAAAAATACATTCAAATTGCAGACAAGGTTGTTATGCCAAACTTCTGGAAGCAGCTCTTTGGTAAATTTACAATTGCAACAGCAAATCCAGTTCAAAAAGTTGAACTTCTTGTGTGTGTTCCATCTAACAAATCTCTGGAGTTCTTTCTTGACAATGTGATTGTTACTTCAGCACAGCCAGCTTCATCAGGGTTGGTAAAGTCCTGTACATTTGAGAGTGGTGGCACAGAAGGCTGGCAAGCAAGAGGAACAGGTTCAGATGCTCAAGTTTCTGTGGTTGATACAGTTGCGCATTCAGGTAGCAAAAGCTTGTATGTGACAGGAAGGGCAGCTACATGGCAGGGTGCCCAGATAGACATGACAAGTTTGCTTGAGAAAGGCAAGGAGTATCAGTTTAGCATATGGGTATATCAAAACAGTGGAAGTGAGCAGAAGATAACCCTTACGATGCTAAGGAAGAATGAAGATAATAGTACAAATTATGACACGATAAAGTGGCAGCAAACAGTAGCATCAGGGCAGTGGACAGAAGTAACAGGTTCATACACAGTGCCGCAGACAGCAACACAGCTTATATTCTATGTTGAATCACCGAATATTAATTTTGACTTCTACCTTGATGATTTTACAGCAGTTGATAAAAACCCACCTGTTGTAAACCCGGGGCTTGTTAAGTCTTGCACATTTGAAAGCGGTAGTACTGAGGGTTTTGTTCAGAGAGGTTCAGCTTCATTGACAGTTGTCGATGGTGTATACTATCATTCTCCAACAAAAGCATTGTATGTGACAGGAAGGACAGCCACATGGCAGGGTGCCCAGATAGACATGACAAGTTTGCTTGAGAAGGGCAAGGAGTATCAGTTTAGCATATGGGTATATCAAAACAGTGGAAGTGAGCAGAAGATAACCCTTACGATGCAAAGGAAGAATGAAGATAATAGTACAAATTATGACACGATAAAGTGGCAGCAAACAGTAGCATCAGGGCAGTGGACAGAAGTAACAGGTTCATACACAGTGCCGCAGACAGCAACACAGCTTATATTCTATGTTGAATCACCGAATATTAATTTTGACTTCTACCTTGATGATTTTACAGTAATTGATAAAAACCCGATTACAGTCCCGACTGCAGCAAAAGAGCCTGAATGGGAAATTCCGTCGCTTTGTCAGCAATACAGTCAGTATTTCTCAATAGGTGTTGCAATACCATATAGAGTACTTCAAAATCCGGTTGAAAGAGCAATGGTGTTAAAACACTTCAACAGTATAACAGCTGAAAATGAGATGAAACCTGACGCTCTGCAAAGAACAGAAGGGAACTTTACATTCGATATAGCAGACCAGTATGTAAACTTTGCACAGCAAAACGGTATTGGAATTAGAGGGCATACTCTTGTATGGCACAGCCAGGTACCTGATTGGTTCTTCCAGCACAGTGATGGAACTCCACTTGACCCGAACAACCCCGATGATAAGCAACTTTTGAGAGATAGATTGAAAAATCATATTCAAACTGTTATGTCGAGATACAAAGGGAAAGTTTATGCATGGGATGTTGTAAACGAGGCAATAGATGAAAGCCAGCCTGATGGTTATAGAAGAAGTGAATGGTACAGAATACTTGGTCCAACACCTGAGACAAATGGTATACCAGAATACATTGTACTTGCGTTCCAGTATGCAAGACAAACAGACCCGGATGCAAAACTTTTCTATAACGACTATAATACAGAAACTCCTAAGAAGCGACAGTTCATATACAACATGGTAACAAAACTGCATGAAATGGGTTTAATTGACGGTGTTGGTTTACAAGGGCATATAAACGTTGATTCTCCAACAGTGAAAGATATAGAGACTACAATTAATCTATTCTCGACAATTCCCGGACTTGAAATTCAAATAACAGAGCTTGATATAAGCGTTTACACAGGTAGCAGTCAGCGTTATGATACACTTCCACAGGATGTAATGATAAAACAAGCAATGAAGTTTAAAGAGTTATTTGAGATGTTAAAGAGACACAGCGACAGAGTTACAAATGTAACACTCTGGGGACTTAAAGACGATTATTCATGGCTTTCAAAGGATAGAAATAACTGGCCATTACTTTTTGACAGCAACTACCAGGCAAAATATAACTACTGGGCAATTGTAGAGCCATCAGTTTTGCCACTTGCTATTAACAAAGCAAGTGCTTTAAATGCAACAGCTACAATAGATGGAATTATGGACAGAGAATACAAAGGTGCTATTCCTGTTGAGATTAAAGATGATGCAGGGAATATAAAAGCTGTAGCAAGGATGCTCTGGAATGCTAACGAATTGTACTTGTATGTCAATGTAAATGATTCAACTTATAACCCGGATACTGACTTTGTAATGGTATGTATTGACCAGGACAATGCAAAACTTCCTGAACTTAAACCTGATGATTTCTGGGCTATTATAACAAGAGGTGGTGTTTTGACAGAGCTTCAAAATGGGAAAATTGCAGCATATAAAGTTGTAACACAGCAGGATTCATATGTTGTTGAAGCAAAGATAATTCTTGATAATCAACTTGTTAAGGGTGCTAATATTGGATTTGATTTGGCAGTAAGAGATGATGCCAACGTATATAGCTGGAACGATAAGACAAATTCGCAGTTATATACAACAGACAATTATGGTATTTTAAGTATGTCAGACAATATAAAATTTGCAACAGTTTATAAAGGAACACCCAAGATTGATGGGAACGAAGATCCTATTTGGGAGTTTGCAACACAGATTAAGACAGAAACACCTATTCAGGTAAGTGGAACTGTGTACGCAGCGGCTTATGCTAATGTTAAACTTCTGTGGGATGAAACTGCGATTTACGTTTGGGCAGATGTATATGATCCGCTTTTGAACAAAGCTAATGCAAATCCATGGGAGCAGGATTCAATAGAGATCTTTGTAGACGAAAACAATCATAAGACACCATACTATGAAGATGATGATGTTCAATATAGAGTAAATTATGAGAATACCCAGACATTTGGAACAAATGGTTATGCGCAAAACTTTGTAACAAGTACAAAGATAACTCCATTTGGTTATACAGTTGAAGCAAAAGTTTATATGAGGACAACAACCCTTTCTGAGGGTACAATAATAGGCTTTGATGTTCAGGTGAATGATGCAGACCATACAGGCAGACGAGTAAATGTCATAACGTGGAACGATAGAAGCGGGAATGACTGGAGAGACACTACTGGATTTGGGTGCATTGAATTGGCACTATTTAAGAATGCAAATCTTAAACAGCTTGCTGTCAGTCCGGGTATTCTGTCACCTGGATTTAGTAAAGATATAACAGCGTATACTGTAACAGTACCTTATGAGACATCTTCAATTACGGTGACAGCTGTACCGGAAATTCCATCATCATTGATTTACATTAATGATGTTCAGGGTAATACAAAAGTTATATCATTGAACGTTGGTGTTAATATAATAAGAGTAAAGGTAGTTGCAGATGATAATTCTGAAAAGATTTATACAATAACAGTTACAAGAAATGCACAGACAACAACTTCACCAACAACAGTAATTCCATCAACACCGTCTACAGGTACCTCTACACCAACTACAACACAAGAGCCTCAGCAGACACAACAACAGCAGCAACAGACACAAACACAGACACAAACACAAACCACTGTGCAACAGCAACAACAAACACAACCGGCAACTTCTCAAAATACAGCCACAATTAAACTTGAAGATGGCAAACCAACAACTGTAAATCTTGGGCAGGACACAAAAGTTATTGTAACGCCAGATGCTGTAACAAATACGAATGCGGTTATCAGTGTAGAAAAAGTCGAAAAAGTTTCAGTAAATGTTGGAATTGGTTCAATAGTTGCTCCGGCTGTTAAACTCAATGTTGAGAATGCAGATTTGATAAAGCCTGTTAAGATTGAAGTAAAAGTTGATCCAGTTAACTTTAAAGACGACAAAATACCTGTAGCATTCGTTGTAGATGAGACAAATAAATTGACACTTGTTCCTGTCAAAAAAGATGTAAACAAAGTTGTTATAAATACAAACAAAGAGGGAACAATTGTAGTTGTTGCTGCGAAGCTTGATGAGGTTTATAAAGATATAACAAAGAATCACTGGGCATATGACACATTTAAACAGGCAGTGACTTCTGGTTTAGTTGTAGGTTATAATGACATGACATTAAAGCCTGCAAAGAATGTAACACTTGCTGAAGCAGCAGTTATAGTCCAACGGGCATTTGAAGTTCAACCAAAGGATACAGATAAACTTCCTGATGTTCCTGGCTGGGCAGCAACTGCTATTAAAGCTTTGCTTGACAATGAGATTTTTGCTGAAATAGATAATACTAACAAGCCGATTACGAGAATTCAAGCAGTATCAATAATCATGAAAGCGCTAGAAAAAGCTGGAGTAAGTGTAGAATCTGATGAAGTTGAGTTCAGTGATATTTCTGAGCAATCTTTAGTTGATGTTGAATATCTTGCAAAGGCATACAAACTTGGTATTGTTAAAGGATATCCAGATGGAACGTTCAAACCAAATAAAGAAATTACTAGAGCAGAATTTTTGACATTGCTTTTCAGGGCACTGAGCAATTTAAAGAAATAA
- a CDS encoding winged helix-turn-helix transcriptional regulator — MSQKQKVKEATCEIEVAFEVIGGKWKPLILWYLGEYGTLRFAQIQHLIPDITHRILTKQLRELEEHGLIRRKVYPEVPVKVEYSLTEKGKEVLPILDMMCDWADKYDYFGYKIKYNLCNEELCNLQEE, encoded by the coding sequence ATGTCCCAAAAGCAGAAGGTCAAAGAAGCAACGTGCGAGATTGAAGTTGCATTTGAAGTAATAGGTGGAAAATGGAAACCTTTGATTTTGTGGTATTTGGGAGAATACGGAACACTTAGATTTGCTCAGATTCAGCACCTTATTCCTGACATCACTCACCGCATATTAACCAAGCAGCTGAGAGAACTTGAAGAGCATGGACTAATTAGAAGAAAGGTGTATCCTGAAGTTCCTGTGAAAGTAGAGTACAGCCTCACTGAAAAAGGAAAAGAAGTACTGCCAATTTTAGATATGATGTGCGACTGGGCAGACAAATACGATTATTTTGGATATAAAATAAAGTACAACTTGTGCAATGAAGAGCTGTGCAACCTGCAAGAAGAGTAG